CCCCTCGGCGCGGGCCAGGTAGTCGCACCACACAGCCCGGCGGTCGATCAACCCGTTCCAGAAGGCGTCCTCCCGGTCCGGGTCGGCCACGTGGATGGCGCGCCGGAAGGGATTGTGCAGCCAGCGCAGCCCGGCCCCGGGCCCGGGCGCGGCGGTCTCGTCCAGGTCGCTCTGCGCCGGCCGCGGATCGACCCAGGCCACCGCCGTCTGGAACGACGCCTGCCGCAGCCCGACCGGCACGTCGCGCATCAGCTCGCTCAGCAGCGCGCAGTTGCTCGCGTAGGTGGCCCCGTCGCCGGCGAAGCGCGCGGCGAAGACGTCGGGCAGGCCGCCCAGGGCCTCCACGCACAGGGCGGTGTCGTCGGCCACCGCGATCTCGCCCGTGTAGGCCGCCGTGGCGATCGCCTTGCGGCTGGCGTTGCCGACGATGGTGGTGCCGTCCTCGATCACCTCGGGCAGTCCGGGATAGTCGGCCGACGACAGGACGTCGAAGGGCAGCCCGGCGAAGAGCTCGCGCAGTTCGCGCAGCTTGTCCGCGTTGCGGCTGGCGATCACGACGAGGCGTTTCGTGCGGCTCAAGCTCAGGCCTCCAGGGACTTGCGCTGCAGCTTGATGAGCTGGCCGATGCCGGCGCCGGCCAGATCGAGCATGCGGTCGAGCTGCTCGCGGGTGAAGGGCCGTCCCTCGGCGGTGCCCTGCACCTCGATCAGCCCGCCGTTCTCGCTCATGACGATGTTCATGTCCGTCTCGGCGCGCGAGTCCTCCTCGTAGTCGAGGTCGATCAGCACCTCGCCCCCGCACACGCCCAGGCTCACCGCCCCGACCAGCCCGGACATGGGATGGTGCGGCAGCCGCAGCCTCTGCAGGGCGTCGTAGAGGGCCGTCGCGGCGCCGTTGATCGACGCGCAGCGCGTGCCGCCGTCGGCCATGATCACGTCGCAGTCGACCGTCACGGTGATCTCGCCCAGCGTGTTCAGGTCGGTCACCGAGCGCAGGCTGCGTCCGATCAGGCGCTGGATCTCCATGGTGCGGCCGCCCTGGCCGGTGGGACTGGCGGCCTCGCGGCGCGTCCGCTCGCTGGTGGCGCGCGGCAGCATGCCGTACTCCGCGGTCACCCAGCCCTGGCCGCTGCCCCGCAGCCAGCCGGGCACGCCGTGGGCGATCGACGCGGTGCAGACGACGCGCGTGTTGCCCATCTCGATCAGCACCGAGCCCTCGGCGTGGGGCAGGTAGTCGCGGGTCAGGCTCACGGGGCGCAGCTGGGTGGGCTTGCGGTCGTTGTGGCGCTTACTCACGGGGTTTCCTTTCTCACCGGGATTCCCGGCAGGCCGCCGTCCCAGGCGGCCTCGTTCACGTTCACGGTATGGACCTCGTCGATGGGTCGGCCCAGGAAGCGGGCGCCCACCTCGCGGAACTTCCAGGGCAAGTCGCTCAGGTAGAACTCGAGCCGGCCATCCGGACGATCGGCGCCGTCGGGACGGCGCAGCCCGCGGCGCGTCAGCTCTTCCCCGGCGGCGACGGCCAGGGCCTCGGCCGAATCCACCAGCGCGACGTCGGGGCCCATCACCGCGCCGATCACGCCCTTGAGCAGCGGGTAATGGGTGCAGCCCAGGATCAGGGTGTCGACGCCGGCCTCGCGCAGCGGCGCCAGGTACTCCTCGGCCATCTGACGGGTGACCGCGTGGTCGAGCAGGCCCTCCTCGGCCAGGGGCACGAACAGCGGACAGGCGCGGGCCACGACGCGGTCCCCGCCCAGCTGCGCCGCGAGCTGCTGCTGGTAGCGCCCGCTCTCGACGGTGCCGCGCGTGGCGATGATGCCGACGCGCCCGCCCCGGGTCCGCGCCAGGGCCGTGGTCACGCCGGGCGCGATGACGTCGAGCACGGGCACGGGCAGGGTCGCGCGCAGGTCGTCGATGGCGAACGCCGAGGCCGTGTTGCAGGCCACCACCACCAGCTTGGCGCCGTGCGCCACCAGGAACGAGGCGTCCTGGCGCGCGAACTCCCGCACCGTGCGCGCGCCCTTGGTGCCGTAGGGGACGCGGGCCGTGTCGCCGAAGTAGAGCAGGTCCTCGGCCGGCAGCCTCCGCTGCAGCTCGCGCAGGACGGTCAGGCCGCCCATGCCGGAATCGAAGACGCCGACGGGGCCCATCAGCGCCACCGCCCCAGGTCGAAGGGGCGGCTGGTGTCGAGGTGCCCCGCCAGGGTCTCGACCTGCGCGCCGTCGACCAGCAGGACGCAGCTCTCCAGCTCGGGGAAGTTCCAGGCCAGGGTGCGCAGGATCACCGCGAGGGTGGCCTGTTCCGACGTGCTCCCGCCGGGGTGGGCGCTGACCAGCTCGCGCGTCCAGTCGACGACGACCTGCCCCGCACCACGGTCGACGAAGACGTCCCGGGGCCGCGCCCCGACCGGCAGGGCGGAGACGGCCAGGCGCCCGGGATCCTCGTCGCACAGCGCCTCGAGCACCTCGCGCACCTCGTCCTCGCGGGTCGCGCGGCTGGGCATCTGCAGTTCGCGGCTGACGGCGGCCTCGCCGTTGCCGTCGGCGAAGAAGAGCACCACGCCGCGGGTGCCCGCCAGCTCGCGGGCCCCGAGATCCGGGACGAGGGGGATCATCATCGCTTTTTCGCGCGGTCCGCGGCTGAGATACCACGCCAAAAAAGCCGCGGCCATGGCCAGCACGAGCATCAGCACGGCCAGGGTCCACCAGAAACCGCGCCCGGTGGCGCGGCGGGTCGCGCGGCCGGCCATCATCGCTCCCCCCCGCCTTCGTGCGCCAGGAGATCGGCGACCAGGCGCCGGTAGTCGTCAACTGCGCGGGCCAGGCTCTCGGCGAGACTTTCCTGATAGGACCTGGAGTCCAGCTGCTTCTCCTGCGCGGGATGGGTGAGGTAGCCGACCTCGACCACCAGCGCGGGCATGTCTACGCCGCGCAGCACGCGCTGGCCGGTCTGCCGCACGCCGCGGTCCTCGGCGGCGGCGCCCGCGACGAGCCGCGCCTGCACCAGTTCGGCGACTTCGCGGCTGGCGCCCAGGTGGCGCCACTGCGCGCGGTGCCACGGCACGAAGAAATCGTTGCCCCCGCCCTCGCCGTCCTCCGCGCCCGACGGCAGGAGCAGGTGCGTCTCGACGCCCCGCACCTGCCGGTCGAACCAGCCGTTCGCGTGCAGGGACAGGAAGAGGTCGCCGCCGGCGCGGTTGGCGATCTCGGCGCGCGAATCCAGGTCGGGATCGTCGTCGCCGTCGCGGACCATGACCACCACATAGCCCCGGTCCTCGAGCTCGTGCTCGAGCCGTCGGGCCAGCGCGAGGACCACGTCCTTCTCGCGCACGCCCGACGGCCCCACGCGGCCGGTGTCGTCCCCGCCGTGGCCGGGGTCGATCACGATGGTGCGCACCGCGCGCGCGCCGGCACCCAGCTCACGCGGACCGGACATGTTGAGCGCGCCGCGCGGCTCGAGGTCGGGCAGCGCCGGCGCCTCGGCCTCCTCCAGGACGAGCACGATCTCCCGCCCGTCGCCGCCGCTGCGGGCGTGGCTGTACCGGACCAGCGAGCGGATCTCCACGTCGATCAGGGCGTGGTCGCTCATCTGGCGCGTGGTGACCTTGCGGATCAGGCCGCGCGGATTGGTGACGCGCACAGCCCTCTGGTCGACGACGCCGCCGTAAACCTTCAGGGTGACGACGCCCGACGCGGGCCCCGTCGCCCGCCAGCCCAGCGGCTCGTCGCAGAAGACGCGCAGGGTGGTGCTGCGCGACTCGGTCTCGACCCTCAGCCCGGTCACGTTGGCCTTCGCCGCGCCCACGTGCAGGTTGAGGCCGGCGCCGTTCCAGACGGCGGTCTCGCCGAGGGCGGGCCCCATCTGGTCGACCACGAACACCATCGGCAGCCAGAGGTCGCCGTCGAGCGCGAGCACCGGCACCGGCAGCAGGATCTCCCGGCCGGCGTCGAGGATGAGCCGGCTGCCCGCCGTCGCGGCGAGTTGCCGGTCCCTCACCCTGAGCGTGAGACGGTTCAGCTCGGGATCCCAGAAACGCGCGGCGCGAAAGATGGAGACCACGTCGGCCGAGGCCAGGTACACCTCCTGGGAGCCGCGCAGCAGGTGCCGTCCCTGCACCGGGAAGGAGGCGCGGTCGCGGGCGAAGGTCACCTGCACCTCGAAGGAGCCCGACTTCTGGTCGAGGCGCGGCGCGAGGCCCTCCTGCCAGGCCGACGCGAGGGCGGCCGTCAGCATCAGGATCGCCAGGGTGATCGGCACCGCGCGCAGCATGCGTCAACCCCGTCCCATCTCGCGCCTGATGCGCATGTCGACATCCCGTTTGGCCTTGGCGTGGCGTTTGTCGTGGAGCTTCTTGCCGCGCCCCAGACCCAGCTCCACCTTGACCAGTCCACGCTTGAAGTAGAGCTTCAGCGGAATCAGGGTCAGACCCTTCGTCTCCAGCTTGGGTCCCAGCTTGCGCAACTCCCGGGCGGTGAGCAGGAGCTTGCGCCGGCGGAAGGGATCGTGGTTCTCGCGGTTGCCCTGCTCGTAGGGCCCGATGTGCAGCTTGACCAGCCACACCTCGCCGCTGCGGTAATCGCCGTACGCGTCGCCCAGGTTGCACTTGCCGGCGCGCAGGGATTTCACCTCGGTTCCCTGCAGGACGATGCCGGCCTCCCAGCGCTCGAGTATCTCGTACTCGTGGAACGCCTTGCGGTTCTTGGCGATGATCTTCACGCCGCTCTCGCCCGAGGCCGCGCCCATGGGAACATCTCCTGTCCAGGTTATCGAGGAACGAGGATCGGGGCACAGAACCTAGCATCTGCCGCACGATCCGCAAACATCCATTTTCCGGCCGCCGGGGGGTGTTTCTGGCCGCCGGGGGTTGACAGGACGCGAAACGACCTCTAGCTTTGGTCGCCGCGGAGCAACGGGCCACCGTCCACGGCTCCAGCGACCGGTGGCTGCCCGGGTGGCGGAATTGGTAGACGCGCTACGTTCAGGTCGTAGTGAGGTTTATCCTTGTGGGAGTTCGAGTCTCCCCCCGGGCACCATCCATTGCTCGAAGGCACGACCCAGGTCGTGCCTTCTTTCCGTCCGCGGCCTCCCTCAGTCGATATAGCCCAGCGAACGCAGCTGGCGGATGACGGCCTCGTCCATCTCGGCGTCCTCTTCCAGCGCGGTGCTGTCGCCGAGCGCGGGCATGAAGACCCGATAGCTCTCCACGCGGTTGTCCTCCAGCCGTTCGACGTAGCGCAGTCCCGCCGGCGTGAGTCCCTCCCCGATGACGACACCCGGCATCTCGTCGCTGGCCGGCAACCCCATCAGGGCCAGGATGGTCGGGCCCACGTTTATGATCTCCGTGCTGTCGAAGCGCAGGCCCGCCTCGTGGACGGGGCTGCGCGCCGCGAAGACGCCCTCGGGACGATGGGCCTGCAGCCCCCCCAGCCATACGCCGTCGACCTTGGCCTTTCCCTTGAAGCCATGGTCGGAGAGTAACATCACCGACCGGTCGGCGGGGAAGAGGGCCAGCATCTCGCCCAGGATCTCGTCGCTGTAGACGTAGTAGTTCGGAATGACCCGCGCGAAGACCGCGATCGACGCGGAGTCGGGCGCCAGGTTGTTCATCTCCGGCTGGTAATAGCCCCAGAACTTGTGGCACGCCATGTCGAGACCCCGGAAGTAGACGCTGAAGACGTCGAAGTCGTCACGGGCGGCGAGGTGCTTCGCCATCGCCAGGTACGTCCTGTCGCCGGCGATGATGACCCGCAGTTCGCGCACGAGATTCTCCAGCTCGTCCTCGTGGCCGGACAGGCTCTCCAGGTCGATGAACCGCCCCAGTTCCTCCCTCGTGATGTCCCGATAGTCGATCTCCAGGGCGGCCAGGTCTTCGCGCAGGTCGTCGGGACGCACGAGCCCCGCCTCGTCGCGGTAGCCCTGCTTCGTGTACGAGTAGACGTCGCTGACCATCACGCCCTCGATGGTGCGGGCGGGATAGGTGAGCCACCAGCCGATGACGCAGCTGGTCTTGCCCATCGCACCGGCCAGGTCCCAGAAGGCCGGCGCCAGCCAGCGCTG
This bacterium DNA region includes the following protein-coding sequences:
- a CDS encoding alkaline phosphatase family protein, giving the protein MNRMQSVPAGTKSVPDRSRQRFPVLLGVLLSLVVASAGCGRRTELPGDRKLVVIGFDGADWAQVAPLVAAGRMPVMKGFLAQSTSGTNMSFTPLRESPVIWASMATGLEPGEHGIVGFVDKTNAKPGANQRWLAPAFWDLAGAMGKTSCVIGWWLTYPARTIEGVMVSDVYSYTKQGYRDEAGLVRPDDLREDLAALEIDYRDITREELGRFIDLESLSGHEDELENLVRELRVIIAGDRTYLAMAKHLAARDDFDVFSVYFRGLDMACHKFWGYYQPEMNNLAPDSASIAVFARVIPNYYVYSDEILGEMLALFPADRSVMLLSDHGFKGKAKVDGVWLGGLQAHRPEGVFAARSPVHEAGLRFDSTEIINVGPTILALMGLPASDEMPGVVIGEGLTPAGLRYVERLEDNRVESYRVFMPALGDSTALEEDAEMDEAVIRQLRSLGYID
- the rph gene encoding ribonuclease PH codes for the protein MSKRHNDRKPTQLRPVSLTRDYLPHAEGSVLIEMGNTRVVCTASIAHGVPGWLRGSGQGWVTAEYGMLPRATSERTRREAASPTGQGGRTMEIQRLIGRSLRSVTDLNTLGEITVTVDCDVIMADGGTRCASINGAATALYDALQRLRLPHHPMSGLVGAVSLGVCGGEVLIDLDYEEDSRAETDMNIVMSENGGLIEVQGTAEGRPFTREQLDRMLDLAGAGIGQLIKLQRKSLEA
- the murI gene encoding glutamate racemase → MGPVGVFDSGMGGLTVLRELQRRLPAEDLLYFGDTARVPYGTKGARTVREFARQDASFLVAHGAKLVVVACNTASAFAIDDLRATLPVPVLDVIAPGVTTALARTRGGRVGIIATRGTVESGRYQQQLAAQLGGDRVVARACPLFVPLAEEGLLDHAVTRQMAEEYLAPLREAGVDTLILGCTHYPLLKGVIGAVMGPDVALVDSAEALAVAAGEELTRRGLRRPDGADRPDGRLEFYLSDLPWKFREVGARFLGRPIDEVHTVNVNEAAWDGGLPGIPVRKETP
- the smpB gene encoding SsrA-binding protein SmpB, producing MGAASGESGVKIIAKNRKAFHEYEILERWEAGIVLQGTEVKSLRAGKCNLGDAYGDYRSGEVWLVKLHIGPYEQGNRENHDPFRRRKLLLTARELRKLGPKLETKGLTLIPLKLYFKRGLVKVELGLGRGKKLHDKRHAKAKRDVDMRIRREMGRG
- a CDS encoding N-acetylmuramoyl-L-alanine amidase, translating into MLRAVPITLAILMLTAALASAWQEGLAPRLDQKSGSFEVQVTFARDRASFPVQGRHLLRGSQEVYLASADVVSIFRAARFWDPELNRLTLRVRDRQLAATAGSRLILDAGREILLPVPVLALDGDLWLPMVFVVDQMGPALGETAVWNGAGLNLHVGAAKANVTGLRVETESRSTTLRVFCDEPLGWRATGPASGVVTLKVYGGVVDQRAVRVTNPRGLIRKVTTRQMSDHALIDVEIRSLVRYSHARSGGDGREIVLVLEEAEAPALPDLEPRGALNMSGPRELGAGARAVRTIVIDPGHGGDDTGRVGPSGVREKDVVLALARRLEHELEDRGYVVVMVRDGDDDPDLDSRAEIANRAGGDLFLSLHANGWFDRQVRGVETHLLLPSGAEDGEGGGNDFFVPWHRAQWRHLGASREVAELVQARLVAGAAAEDRGVRQTGQRVLRGVDMPALVVEVGYLTHPAQEKQLDSRSYQESLAESLARAVDDYRRLVADLLAHEGGGER
- a CDS encoding GerMN domain-containing protein; translated protein: MAGRATRRATGRGFWWTLAVLMLVLAMAAAFLAWYLSRGPREKAMMIPLVPDLGARELAGTRGVVLFFADGNGEAAVSRELQMPSRATREDEVREVLEALCDEDPGRLAVSALPVGARPRDVFVDRGAGQVVVDWTRELVSAHPGGSTSEQATLAVILRTLAWNFPELESCVLLVDGAQVETLAGHLDTSRPFDLGRWR